The following coding sequences are from one Spea bombifrons isolate aSpeBom1 chromosome 13, aSpeBom1.2.pri, whole genome shotgun sequence window:
- the WFIKKN2 gene encoding WAP, Kazal, immunoglobulin, Kunitz and NTR domain-containing protein 2, translating to MLSAAQLLDELMGRDRNLAPDEKRCNVRWDDESVCKYYLCEFCPAELFTNTRSDLGPCEKIHDENLRKQYEKSSRYLKVGYERDFLRYLQSLLAEVERRIRRGHARLALSQNQQASGSVGPSGKNEEKVQVLTDKIDVLLQQIEELGSEGKVEEAQGMMKLVEQLKEEREMLKSTTSTIESFAAQEKQMEVCEVCGAFLIVGDAQSRVDDHLMGKQHMGYAKIKSTVEELKEKLSKKDDPDREERLKKEKDEKDREKEREREREEKEKKRRREEEEREKERHRERDKRKRSRSRSRTSDRRGSRSRDHKRSRSRDRKRSRSRDRQRSRSRNRTERSERKHRSRSREKRRSKSRERRSYKHKSKERERDRKSREKEKRSSDDKKSRKSRSRERQNESRKTESKEMAPPVEVNGASEGSKSEGDTQSNVFLIASIGSENWEMLWAFFHMWVWMLARKMAVLIFFNAPLQIDTLPQMRYSHAGICPNDMNPNLWVDAQSTCKRECEADQECEGFEKCCPNVCGTKSCVAARYMDVKGKKGPVGMPKEATCDLFMCMQQGSECDIWDGQPICKCRDRCEKEPSFTCASDGLTYYNKCFMDAEACSKGITLAVVTCKYHLSWPNTSPVPSGTTSNPTVAAPETSVTNLIPPTLVNNPTHKSVNVGDTVSFHCDVTGKPKPEITWEKQVEGKENVVMRPNHVVANIVVTNIAQLVIYNTQMPDAGIYTCTARNKGGLIKVNFPLSVKEPQMKEKSHNKTFFPTDECLKPPDSEDCGEEQTRWYFDAKKNNCFIFIYGNCNSNLNHFETYETCMLTCMNGPVNICNFPALQGACKAYEPRWAYNKLTNQCQSFIYGGCGGNENNFESKEICEDMCPFPKNQKCKVCKPRQKLVTSFCRSEFAILGRITELTEEHNSGHALVNVEEILKDEKMGLKFLGKEPIEITLLNMDWSCPCPNITSVNSQLIIMGDVHNGMAVLQPHSFVGASSVRRVRKLREVIHNKTCDLLKEILGQQ from the exons ATGTTGTCGGCGGCGCAGCTACTTGATGAGTTGATGGGAAGGGACAGGAACCTGGCCCCGGACGAAAAGCGGTGTAACGTGCGCTGGGATGACGAGTCG GTGTGCAAATACTACCTGTGTGAGTTCTGTCCTGCGGAGTTATTCACCAACACGCGCTCCGATCTCG GGCCTTGTGAAAAAATCCACGATGAAAACCTTCGCAAGCA gtatGAGAAAAGTTCTCGCTACTTGAAGGTCGGCTACGAAAGAGACTTCCTGCGCTATTTACAAAGCCTGCTGGCGGAGGTGGAGCGGAGGATCAGACGAGGCCATGCGCGGCTCGCGCTGTCGCAGAATCAGCAGGCGTCTGGC TCCGTCGGACCGAGCGGGAAGAACGAGGAGAAAGTCCAAGTGCTGACCGATAAAATCGACGTTCTGTTACAGCAG ATTGAGGAGCTCGGTTCTGAAGGGAAGGTCGAAGAAGCCCAGGGGATGATGAAACTCGTGGAACAGCTAAAAGAAGAACGAGAGATGCTGAAGTCTACAACATCG ACCATCGAGAGCTTTGCAGCCCAGGAGAAGCAGATGGAGGTGTGCGAAGTCTGTGGTGCCTTTTTAATTGTTGGCGATGCCCAGTCCAGAGTCGATGACCATCTTATGGGGAAGCAGCACATGGGTTACGCCAAGATAAAGAGCACCGTCGAAGAGTTAAAG GAGAAACTGAGTAAAAAAGACGACCCCGATAGAGAGGAAAggctaaagaaagaaaaggatgaGAAGGACcgtgaaaaagagagagagcgcgagcgagaggaaaaagagaagaaacGCCGGCGAGAGGAAGAAGAGCGAGAAAAGGagaggcacagagagagagataagCGCAAAAGGAGTCGATCGCGGAGCCGAACATCAGACAGGAGGGGCAGCCGCTCGCGGGACCACAAGAGATCAAGAAGCAGAGACCGAAAACGAAGCAG AAGTAGAGACCGCCAAAGGAGCAGAAGTCGCAACAGAACAGAGCGTTCAGAACGCAAACATAGATCCCGCAGCCGGGAGAAGAGGAGATCGAAGAGCAGAGAACGCAGATCCTATAAACATAAAAGCAAAGAGAGAGAGCGGGACAGGAAGTCCAGGGAAAAGG AAAAGCGCAGCTCGGACGACAAGAAGAGCAGGAAATCGAGAAGTCGGGAAAGGCAGAATGAATCCCGCAAAACCGAATCTAAGGAAATGGCACCACCAGTCGAGGTCAATGGGGCCAGTGAAGGCAGTAAATCTGAAGGTGACACTCAGTCCAAT GTCTTTTTGATAGCTAGTATCGGTTCAGA AAATTGGGAAATGTTGTGGGCATTCTTCCATATGTGGGTGTGGATGTTGGCCAGGAAGATGGCcgtgcttattttttttaacgctcCGTTACAAATCGATACGTTACCCCAGATGCGCTATTCGCACGCCGGTATCTGCCCCAACGACATGAACCCAAACCTGTGGGTGGACGCGCAGAGTACCTGCAAGAGGGAGTGTGAAGCCGACCAG gagTGTGAAGGATTTGAGAAATGCTGCCCTAACGTTTGCGGAACGAAGAGCTGCGTAGCCGCGAGATACATGGACGtcaaaggaaagaaaggccccGTTGGCATGCCGAAAGAGGCCACGTGTGACCTCTTCATGTGCATGCAGCAGGGCTCCGAGTGCGATATCTGGGACGGGCAGCCCATCTGTAAATGCAGAGACCGGTGCGAGAAGGAGCCCAGCTTCACGTGTGCGTCGGACGGCCTTACCTACTACAATAAATGCTTCATGGACGCCGAGGCTTGCAGCAAAGGCATTACGCTGGCTGTTGTCACCTGCAAATATCATCTAAGTTGGCCCAACACTAGCCCGGTTCCTTCGGGGACGACTTCCAACCCAACCGTCGCCGCGCCGGAAACTAGCGTCACAAACCTTATCCCCCCTACGCTGGTGAACAACCCCACTCATAAATCGGTTAACGTGGGGGACACGGTGAGCTTTCATTGTGACGTAACCGGGAAACCCAAACCCGAAATAACCTGGGAGAAGCAAGTCGAAGGCAAGGAGAACGTCGTCATGAGGCCGAACCACGTCGTCGCTAACATCGTGGTTACCAACATCGCCCAATTAGTCATATACAACACCCAAATGCCAGATGCCGGGATATACACGTGCACCGCCAGAAATAAAGGGGGCTTGATCAAGGTCAACTTCCCCCTGTCTGTGAAGGAACctcaaatgaaagaaaaaagccaCAACAAAACCTTTTTCCCAACAGACGAGTGTCTCAAGCCCCCCGACAGCGAAGACTGCGGAGAAGAACAAACGAGATGGTACTTCGACGCCAAGAAAaacaattgttttatatttatatacgggAATTGCAATAGCAACCTGAACCACTTTGAGACGTACGAAACGTGCATGTTGACGTGCATGAATGGCCCCGTCAACATCTGTAATTTTCCAGCGTTGCAAGGCGCGTGCAAAGCGTACGAGCCCAGGTGGGCCTACAACAAATTGACCAATCAATGCCAGTCCTTCATCTATGGCGGATGCGGCGGGAATGAAAACAACTTCGAAAGTAAAGAAATTTGCGAGGACATGTGTCCTTTCCCCAAGAACCAAAAGTGCAAGGTGTGCAAACCCCGGCAGAAGCTGGTAACAAGCTTCTGCAGGAGCGAATTTGCCATACTGGGTCGGATAACGGAGCTCACAGAAGAGCACAACTCGGGACACGCGCTGGTCAACGTCGAGGAAATTCTCAAAGACGAGAAAATGGGACTTAAATTCCTAGGGAAAGAGCCCATCGAAATCACCCTGCTCAACATGGACTGGAGCTGCCCCTGCCCCAACATCACGTCGGTCAACAGTCAGCTCATCATCATGGGCGACGTGCACAACGGAATGGCGGTGCTGCAACCTCATAGCTTTGTCGGGGCTTCCAGCGTTCGCCGCGTCAGGAAGCTCCGGGAAGTTATTCATAATAAAACATGCGACCTGCTCAAAGAAATCCTAGGACAGCAGTAG
- the ANKRD40 gene encoding ankyrin repeat domain-containing protein 40 produces MEERLREAAALGDLEEVQTLLKSGASINSQNEINGWTCLHWACKRNHLPVVSFLLESGADKNILTSKGEHPAQLTSKKDIKKILGVEELEGEDVNPSSQLPFVPNYLANPPFPYAFNREASTKENNSAVSASENGSPCVTPQPAASFPLVTNGVENIHISTSSKKEDSLPALFFNGDVQIPSECTHSPVQNGPACQPAIPQGRSMFSPVPSSMPHGGFHTGPMQVFQPFFFTGAFPSNMKELVLKVRIQSTASGDNDFIEVEMDREDLTYRELLRVCCYELKICTEQVEKIRKLPNTILRKDKDVARLQDFQELELVLKSDGGLFRTSTALTERPCFNKKASQLTY; encoded by the exons ATGGAAGAAAGATTGAGGGAGGCAGCTGCTTTGGGGGACCTGGAAGAGGTGCAGACGCTTCTAAAAAGTGGGGCGAGCATTAATTCTCAGAATGAAATCAATGGATG GACTTGCCTTCACTGGGCATGTAAAAGAAATCACCTGCCAGTCGTCTCGTTCCTGTTAGAATCAGGTGcggataaaaatattttaacaagcaAAGGAGAGCATCCGGCGCAGCTGACATCAAAAAAAGATATCAAGAAAATATTGGGAG TGGAAGAATTAGAAGGCGAAGATGTGAACCCCAGCTCGCAGTTACCCTTTGTTCCAAATTATTTAGCAAACCCCCCCTTTCCGTATGCATTTAACAGGGAAGCCTCTACCAAGGAGAATAATTCTGCGGTATCTGCCAGCGAAAACGGCAGCCCGTGCGTCACGCCCCAGCCCGCAGCGAGTTTCCCCCTGGTGACAAACGGTGtggaaaatatacacatttctaCCTCATCGAAGAAGGAGGACAGTTTGCCGGCGCTGTTCTTTAACGGCGATGTGCAGATCCCGTCCGAATGCACGCACTCTCCCGTACAGAATGGACCCGCCTGCCAACCAGCCATACCCCAGGGCCGAAGTATGTTTTCCCCCGTCCCGTCCAGCATGCCGCACGGCGGCTTCCACACAGGTCCTATGCAAGTGTTCCAGCCGTTTTTCTTCACCGGAGCCTTTCCATCAAACATGaaag AGTTGGTTCTCAAAGTGCGCATTCAGAGCACCGCTTCCGGAGACAATGACTTCATCGAAGTCGAAATGGACAGAGAAGATCTCACGTACCGAGAGCTGCTCCGAGTGTGCTGCTACGAGCTCAAGATCTGCACGGAGCAAGTGGAGAAAATACGAAAATTACCCAACACTATCCTCCGGAAG GATAAAGACGTGGCGAGACTCCAAGACTTCCAGGAGCTGGAACTGGTCTTGAAAAGCGACGGCGGTTTGTTTAGAACGTCGACGGCGCTGACCGAGAGACCCTGCTTCAACAAAAAGGCCTCGCAGCTCACGTACTGA
- the TOB1 gene encoding protein Tob1, which produces MQLEIQVALNFIISYLYNKLPRRRVNIFGEELERLLKRKYEGHWYPDRPYKGSGYRCIHVGEKVEPVIEQAANESGLDIEDIRRNLPQDLNVWIDPSEVSYQIGEKGQIKVLYVDDNNENVSELDKEIKSSFNPEAQAFMPISDQSSDVSSSPSPPFDSATVSPTFMPRSAQPLTFTTATFAATKFGSTKMKNGRNKIARSSPTHFGLNVNLLKQSAMSSSMHSLYGLGLTNLQQKTSALSPNAKEFIFPSIQDQGRASLNCPGESALTAGPLPYNNPFDVLAAYGGFNDKTLVDGLNYSLSSMQYSNQQFQPVMAN; this is translated from the coding sequence ATGCAGCTTGAGATCCAAGTCGCATTAAACTTCATTATTTCCTACCTGTACAACAAGCTGCCCCGCCGACGAGTCAACATCTTCGGTGAAGAGTTGGAGAGACTTCTGAAGAGAAAGTACGAAGGCCACTGGTATCCGGATAGGCCCTACAAGGGGTCCGGTTACCGATGTATCCACGTAGGCGAAAAGGTGGAGCCCGTCATCGAGCAAGCGGCCAATGAGAGCGGCTTGGACATCGAAGACATCCGCAGAAACCTTCCTCAGGACCTCAATGTGTGGATTGACCCGTCCGAGGTTTCCTATCAGATCGGCGAGAAGGGCCAGATAAAAGTACTTTATGTCGACGACAACAACGAGAACGTTTCTGAGCTGGATAAAGAAATAAAGAGCAGCTTTAACCCGGAGGCTCAGGCGTTCATGCCCATTAGCGACCAATCTTCCGACGTGTCCAGCTCTCCGTCGCCCCCGTTTGACTCTGCGACTGTAAGCCCGACGTTTATGCCCCGGTCCGCTCAGCCTTTAACCTTCACCACGGCGACCTTTGCCGCCACCAAGTTCGGCTccaccaaaatgaaaaatggcCGCAACAAGATCGCCAGGTCCTCTCCCACGCATTTCGGCCTGAACGTCAACTTGTTAAAGCAGAGCGCCATGTCTTCCTCCATGCACTCGCTGTACGGACTCGGCCTTACAAACCTGCAGCAGAAAACCTCTGCGCTCTCTCCAAACGCCAAGGAGTTTATCTTCCCGAGTATACAAGACCAGGGCCGAGCCAGCCTTAACTGCCCCGGCGAAAGCGCTCTGACCGCCGGCCCCTTACCGTACAATAACCCCTTCGACGTGCTCGCCGCATACGGCGGCTTTAACGACAAAACGCTTGTGGATGGCTTAAACTACAGCCTTAGCAGCATGCAGTATTCCAACCAGCAATTCCAGCCGGTGATGGCCAACTGA